From the Parcubacteria group bacterium genome, the window TTTTTTTTGGTTTTATGCACCATGACGTCGCATGCGCCGCGCATAATCAGCGATCGCCTTTTCGAATTCTCCATCATCGAACTCTGGAAAATACAAATCTGAAAAGAATAACTGGGCATTGGCAATATCCCACATCATAAATCCGGTGCTAAGATGCGGTTCACCGCCAGTGCGAATTAAGTAGTCAACAGGGGGAAGATCTTTGGTAAATAAATGCTTTTTAACCGTATCTTTTGTAACCGTAGCACTATCATGACAATTTTTAATGATTTCTCGAATTGCCGCAAGCATTTCATCATCTCCGCTATAACTCAAAAAAAAGTTGACATGATATTTGTGATGATATTTTGTTTTTTCTATGCCTTCCTCAAGAAGATTTACAAGATTTTTTGGCAGTTGTTCTCGCCATCCGCCGATAATATTGATACGCACATCATCTTTTTCCACCTCTTCACTGTTGATCAATTTTTCAAAATATTTTGTGTAAATATTGATCAATTCCTGACGCTCTCGCATCGGCCTCTTAACCAAATTTTCCTTTGATGACCCCCATATGGAAATATATTGAATGCCCAGCTCCCTTGCTTTTCTGACAATTTTTTCAATCATTTTTGCGCCAACATCGTGTCCTTCCCACGGTTGCAATCCCCGTTTTTTTGCCCAGCGACGATTACCGTCAGGAATGACCACAACATGTTTTGGTATCTTATTATTACTCATCATACTATTATTTTTCTCGATCACTTAAATATGTCACTAAAGCTGAAAGAAAATTTCGTGCATCATCAGAAATATTCATTTTTGCAAGCGCGTTTTTTCCGTCTGCGATTAGCTCTTGCATATACTTCTCCACATCCGCCAACGCACCAGTTTCCTCCATAATATGTTGAAACCTTTTTACTCCTTTATCGTCGATTTTTTGATCACCCAACAGTGACATGATCTCTTTTTTTGTTTTTTTGTTCGCATTTTTTAGCGCTGTTTCAACAAGCAATGTTCTTTTGCCCTCTGCAATATCAGAGCCGACAGGCTTTCCTGTTTTTTTTGCATCTCCATAAATCCCCAATATATCATCTCTGATTTGAAATGCTATGCCAACCGGTATGGAAAACTTCTCGATCTTTTTGCAGAAATCATCATCGGCGTCAGCAAGAATTGCACCAAGCTTCAAAGGACCATCAAATGTATACCGTGCCGTTTTATTTTCATACATACGCAAAATCGCTTGTCTTGTTACTTTATGACCATACTCCATATATATATCCTGCACTTCTCCTACACATGTCAATCCGACGATCTCCTGCAATTTATTCAATGCACGTACGATTGTACGTGGCTCAAATTTTGATGAAAACAAAACCTGATTACCCAAAGAATACACAAAATCACCAGAAATGATTGCTATAGACTTTCCAAAATGTTCCGCATCACTTCCGCAAAAAAATCTTCTATAATAATCACGATAGTGCGCATGGATCGTTTGCTTGCCATGTCGCAAATCATCCCGATCAATGATATCATCATGCATGAGAAGAAATGCGTGGATGAGTTCGATACTGATGGATGTTTTGATGATTTCCTTTCGATTCGTGCCGCCAGCCGCATGATAACCCCAATACATCATGATAGGACGAATGCGCTTTCCTCCCGCAAGCATCGTTTTTTTGAAATACTTTACCGCCGATGCCATAAAAACATCCGTCTTTTGCGCCTCCTTGATCACGGAATCAAGATATGTAACCATTTCCTGATCGATCTCTTCTTTGAGAATGTGCATCTCGCTCTTGATATTCATAAAAATATTTAATATACATTGCGGAGTATTGTACTATATTTTGCAGAAAAAAGCTATCACGGGCATAAAAGAGGTTTTTTATTTTTCTTTTGTGCCCAACAACAACCTTTTAACACTGCCTCCTACAATACTAATAAGCAAACCAAATAATATCAATCCGACAAATCTGGTCACGATCACAACAATTTCCCCGGCAACAGTTTGTGGCATAGTCTGTGACACACCACCAAGCAACACCTTACTGCTCCAGATCATCGCATAGGGTATGTTGGAAAATTCCACACGACCACCCTCAAAAAACCAGATCATCGTCCCACTAAAAAGAATTGCCGTAATAAAAGTTGCAACATAGATTTGCACAGTGAGAGAAAAAAGAGCATCATGCCCGTGATCTTCAATATCATCATAGCCTTTGTGCATACGCACCAATTTTGCCAAACGTATCATACGCAAAAACCGGAGAACACGCAAAAACCGCACGCTTTTCAAAAATGTAAGATTTGCCACTCCTAAAAACGATGGGACGATTGCAATCAGATCGATAATACCGAAAAAGCTCCGCATGTATTTTAATGGACGATCTGCCGCAATGAGCCTGCCGACATACTCTAGAAAAAAGAAAAAAACTGCACCAAATTCAATGAAAAGAAAAATATCCGTGTAACCGGATAATCTCTGTACCGTTTCCAAAACGATCACAAAAACAGAAATGATAGTGAGAATTGCAAAAAAATCATTCACCAAAACAAATGAGCGTGCATTCACATCATTAAAGGCTTTATTACATATTTCTTTTATCGTACGTTTTTGCATGCTCATTGATAAGAATTGTCTTTAAAAATACACCTCATCATCTATTATACTCCGTTCTCTATGTTTTTTGCAAAAAGAAAACCAGCTGAATCCATTATTCTTTCGCACATGTCAACACATTCAATAATGTTATATATTCTTCTACTATATGATCACCATATTTATGATCAATTTCCCGCTTCAAAAAATTCCCCGAAAGAATATCCTGCGCAAAGTTATTGATCTCTTTTTTGATCTGTACAACATCTTCCACAGAAACGAGGATCTTCTCTCGTTCATACGCATGCGTTTGCGGATGTGGTTCAATAAAATCTAGCAAACCGGCTGTCATGTTATACTGTCCATCATGATAGCGATCCAACAATAGTTTATAAAAAACAACCTGTCTCTTGAGAGCAATGCGTTCCTCTTTTTTCTTTTTGCTCCATGGTTTTCCGGATTTATAGTCAACCACGACAACTGTTCCATCCGGCAAAAGTTCCATCTTATCAACCACGCCGGTAAGAAGAATTTCATTGCCATCGTCCAATGTAAACGGTATACCTGTGATCTTTTTTTCCAATTCTACATTGATTGTGAACTCCTGCGCATATTTTTTGTAATATCCACGCAATGCTTCTACACTACTCTTTTTTATCGCTGCACTATATTCACGTGGCACACGCATGACATTGATCATGCGTTCAAACTGCGCGATTAACTCATCTTCTGAGAGAATTGCTCCGCGAGATTTTGATAAAACAAAAAATTTTTCCAATGCGGCATGCATGATCGATCCCTTGATCATCGTTTTACTTTGCACACTTGGCAATCGCACGAGATTACGAAAAAAGTACTTGAGCGGAGAATCATAATAATTATTGAGAGCCGTTGCGGATAACGGCGTTTGCAAAAATTTATCCCTGATGAATTCCACTGATACCAATGAGAGCGCTTGACTCATGCGTGGCAGAAAAAAAATATCATATTGAGCACTCATTGGTGTTTCCATGTCGATCAGATCAGCAGAAAGATCAGAAATAAAAAGTGATGGTGATTTTTCACGACCGGCATGATCGTGTTGTGCATACGTAATTGTCAACGACTTTTTGGCTCGCGTAATTGCCACATAGAACAATCGCCTCTCATCCTCCATGTCGCCTTCACATGTATCGATCGGTAATTGAAAACGTTCCTTTTTCTTTTTTCCGCCCCACAATCCATGCACGACGTTTGTGATATACACATGCTCGAATTCCAATCCCTTTGATCCATGTGCTGTCATCAACTGTACGCCACGACCATGAGCATTTCGCACAACATCCATCGAAAGACCATACTTCTCGAATGTATCCAAGTAGATGATCAGATCATGTAAAGCAAAACCCTCTCTTTGCATTACGCATTCTTTTAACTCGTCAAACAATCTACCGAGTTTTTCCAGGGTGGATATATGATCTTTTCGCGAAAGAATCAATGGCAAAAATCCGGATTCCCGTATGAGATTTTCAAAAAATTCCAC encodes:
- the uppS gene encoding polyprenyl diphosphate synthase; the encoded protein is MMSNNKIPKHVVVIPDGNRRWAKKRGLQPWEGHDVGAKMIEKIVRKARELGIQYISIWGSSKENLVKRPMRERQELINIYTKYFEKLINSEEVEKDDVRINIIGGWREQLPKNLVNLLEEGIEKTKYHHKYHVNFFLSYSGDDEMLAAIREIIKNCHDSATVTKDTVKKHLFTKDLPPVDYLIRTGGEPHLSTGFMMWDIANAQLFFSDLYFPEFDDGEFEKAIADYARRMRRHGA
- a CDS encoding polyprenyl synthetase family protein; translated protein: MNIKSEMHILKEEIDQEMVTYLDSVIKEAQKTDVFMASAVKYFKKTMLAGGKRIRPIMMYWGYHAAGGTNRKEIIKTSISIELIHAFLLMHDDIIDRDDLRHGKQTIHAHYRDYYRRFFCGSDAEHFGKSIAIISGDFVYSLGNQVLFSSKFEPRTIVRALNKLQEIVGLTCVGEVQDIYMEYGHKVTRQAILRMYENKTARYTFDGPLKLGAILADADDDFCKKIEKFSIPVGIAFQIRDDILGIYGDAKKTGKPVGSDIAEGKRTLLVETALKNANKKTKKEIMSLLGDQKIDDKGVKRFQHIMEETGALADVEKYMQELIADGKNALAKMNISDDARNFLSALVTYLSDREK
- a CDS encoding ion transporter, producing MSMQKRTIKEICNKAFNDVNARSFVLVNDFFAILTIISVFVIVLETVQRLSGYTDIFLFIEFGAVFFFFLEYVGRLIAADRPLKYMRSFFGIIDLIAIVPSFLGVANLTFLKSVRFLRVLRFLRMIRLAKLVRMHKGYDDIEDHGHDALFSLTVQIYVATFITAILFSGTMIWFFEGGRVEFSNIPYAMIWSSKVLLGGVSQTMPQTVAGEIVVIVTRFVGLILFGLLISIVGGSVKRLLLGTKEK